In Xanthomonas theicola, a single genomic region encodes these proteins:
- a CDS encoding dermonecrotic toxin domain-containing protein, whose protein sequence is MRDVGNQVPVKPTDFVQMVWDIDFYNRAKGIMAENFGHRDIHVKRYFLDFIKHLNIGIINRVTARDILSGVGLLQENNVGVSLFDINGYSAANAFVFKHKDSGRVTLYLPRSDFKLMSFRGCFEMQSWVSDACLSNVRRDMIASHFTIADRQDGVFYYGVDAWLDSIGQDIGYYDKIAMNPTEVPSEHFFDSLFDNVKSKEFSDLDSLIKSDAEVRRDTCERLIDASNIIPNPLSPFLSLAMHLEHAIEADTYPEKMQEIQHIKADVANLIAMIALENAMKFPDVEGYDFIKKVKNGLESMETVPSEKFEVVDGDLAAETGKEAAADGTVIGCNRRKRGIASSKHLPCAGVANQDASNS, encoded by the coding sequence ATGCGTGATGTGGGTAATCAGGTACCGGTAAAGCCCACCGACTTCGTTCAGATGGTATGGGATATCGATTTCTATAATCGTGCAAAAGGAATCATGGCGGAAAATTTCGGCCATCGAGACATCCACGTCAAACGATATTTCCTCGACTTTATCAAGCATCTGAACATTGGCATTATCAATCGAGTCACAGCCAGAGACATTCTGAGCGGGGTCGGCTTATTGCAAGAAAACAACGTCGGCGTGTCTCTTTTCGATATCAACGGTTACAGTGCCGCGAATGCCTTCGTCTTCAAGCACAAGGACAGTGGCAGGGTCACTCTTTATCTGCCCCGAAGCGATTTCAAGTTGATGTCCTTCAGAGGGTGTTTTGAAATGCAGTCATGGGTAAGCGATGCCTGCTTATCAAACGTTCGTCGCGACATGATTGCATCGCATTTCACTATCGCGGACAGGCAGGATGGCGTGTTTTACTATGGGGTGGACGCCTGGTTGGACTCAATAGGTCAGGATATCGGTTATTACGACAAGATCGCAATGAATCCCACCGAGGTACCGTCGGAGCATTTCTTCGACAGCTTGTTCGACAATGTCAAGAGTAAGGAATTCTCCGACCTCGACTCGCTGATAAAATCGGACGCCGAAGTCAGACGCGACACGTGTGAGAGACTGATAGATGCGTCGAATATCATACCCAACCCCTTATCCCCGTTTCTATCGCTGGCAATGCACTTGGAACACGCGATAGAGGCCGATACCTATCCTGAAAAGATGCAGGAGATCCAGCACATAAAAGCCGATGTGGCCAACCTCATTGCGATGATCGCTCTTGAAAATGCGATGAAATTTCCTGACGTCGAAGGATATGACTTCATAAAAAAAGTAAAAAATGGACTCGAAAGCATGGAGACCGTACCCAGCGAAAAATTTGAGGTTGTCGACGGTGATCTCGCCGCCGAGACTGGCAAGGAAGCAGCAGCGGACGGCACGGTGATTGGCTGTAACAGAAGGAAGCGAGGCATAGCTTCAAGCAAGCATTTGCCGTGCGCTGGAGTCGCCAATCAGGATGCCAGCAATTCTTAG
- a CDS encoding IS1595 family transposase, whose translation MAKKNLIQFQAGMSLPAFLRSYGNEAQCRQAVFEQRWPQGFFCPACGHRRSCQLHSRDLLQCNRCKHQTSLTRGTLFADTKLPLRTWFLAIYLLSQHKNGISALALRRQLGVSYNTAWLIKHKLMQAMVEREASHQLSGDIQVDDAFWGGERHGGGAGRGSPGKTPFVAAVQCSAQGHPVAMRLDVVAGFRKAELTRWASRYVAPGSRVVSDGLSCFPGVALAGCHHTAIFNRGRRVPTEPALIWVNTLLGNIKNALHGTYHALRPKYLQRYLSEFCYRFNRRFDLAALVPRLICASLHTPPLPYRIATLDA comes from the coding sequence ATGGCCAAGAAGAACCTGATCCAGTTCCAGGCGGGCATGAGCCTGCCGGCGTTCCTGCGGTCCTATGGGAACGAAGCGCAATGCCGGCAAGCCGTCTTTGAACAACGGTGGCCGCAAGGCTTCTTTTGCCCAGCGTGTGGACATCGGCGGTCTTGCCAGTTGCACAGCCGCGATCTGCTCCAATGCAATCGCTGCAAACATCAGACCTCCTTGACGCGCGGCACCTTGTTCGCTGATACCAAGCTGCCGTTGCGCACCTGGTTCCTGGCGATCTACCTCCTCAGCCAGCACAAGAACGGCATCTCGGCGTTGGCGCTGCGCCGGCAACTTGGAGTGAGCTACAACACCGCCTGGCTGATCAAACACAAATTGATGCAAGCCATGGTCGAACGCGAAGCCTCCCATCAGTTGAGCGGGGATATACAGGTGGACGACGCCTTTTGGGGCGGAGAGCGCCACGGCGGCGGGGCCGGCCGTGGCAGTCCGGGCAAGACCCCGTTTGTGGCCGCCGTTCAGTGCTCTGCGCAGGGACATCCTGTCGCCATGCGCCTGGATGTGGTGGCCGGTTTTCGCAAGGCCGAACTGACCCGCTGGGCAAGCCGCTATGTCGCCCCAGGCAGTCGCGTTGTTTCCGATGGCCTGAGCTGCTTCCCAGGCGTGGCCCTGGCCGGATGCCACCATACCGCCATCTTCAACCGCGGCCGGCGAGTGCCCACAGAGCCGGCGCTTATCTGGGTCAACACCCTCCTGGGCAACATCAAGAACGCCTTGCATGGCACCTATCACGCCTTGCGCCCAAAGTACCTGCAGCGCTACCTCAGCGAGTTCTGCTATCGCTTCAACCGACGCTTCGACCTGGCCGCCTTGGTGCCACGATTGATCTGCGCCTCCCTCCACACTCCACCGCTGCCCTATCGGATTGCTACGCTGGATGCGTGA
- a CDS encoding IS5 family transposase has protein sequence MQSKRPYPTDISDEEWAFAAPYLSLMTEHAPQRKYELRAMFNALRWMARAGAPWRLLPKDFPPWEAVYQQTQRWLQAGCFEAMVNDLRSILRVAQGRHGQPSAVILDGRTLQSTCESGTRAGYDGYKRKKGSKVHMAVDTLGYLLAVQVTPADEQERAQVRSLAQEVQHVTGDTVKLAFVDQGYTGQEPAQAAQAEGIELHVVKLPEAKKGFVLLPRRWVVERSFGWVNRFRRLARDYERLPETLAGLHFVVFTVLMLSNAATILQSS, from the coding sequence ATGCAGAGCAAACGCCCATATCCGACCGACATTTCCGACGAAGAGTGGGCGTTCGCAGCGCCTTACCTGAGCCTGATGACCGAGCACGCTCCGCAGCGCAAGTACGAGCTGCGGGCAATGTTCAATGCGCTGCGCTGGATGGCACGTGCTGGAGCGCCATGGCGCCTTTTGCCCAAGGACTTCCCGCCATGGGAAGCGGTCTACCAACAGACACAACGCTGGCTGCAGGCGGGCTGCTTTGAAGCCATGGTCAACGACCTGCGTTCCATCCTGCGTGTTGCCCAAGGCAGACATGGCCAACCCAGTGCTGTCATCCTGGACGGGCGGACGCTGCAATCCACCTGCGAGAGCGGCACACGTGCAGGCTACGACGGCTATAAGCGCAAGAAGGGCAGCAAGGTGCATATGGCGGTGGACACGCTCGGATATTTGCTTGCAGTGCAAGTCACACCTGCCGACGAGCAAGAACGCGCTCAGGTGCGCTCGCTGGCGCAAGAGGTGCAACATGTCACGGGCGATACGGTAAAACTGGCGTTCGTGGATCAAGGCTACACCGGGCAGGAGCCGGCGCAAGCCGCGCAGGCAGAAGGAATCGAACTGCACGTGGTGAAACTTCCCGAAGCCAAGAAAGGATTCGTCTTGCTTCCTCGGCGCTGGGTCGTCGAACGCAGCTTCGGCTGGGTCAACCGATTCCGACGATTGGCACGCGACTATGAGCGCTTGCCGGAAACCTTGGCTGGCTTGCACTTCGTCGTCTTCACCGTGCTCATGCTCAGCAACGCCGCTACCATCCTTCAAAGTTCATAA
- a CDS encoding IS5 family transposase — protein MQLSFGDAEYNGKRKQTRRERLLAEMDQVVPWKDLLALIAPHYPKSGHPGRQPYPLETMLRIHFLQQWYALSDPGAEEALYDTASMRRFARIGGLDEVPDETTILNFRRLLETHDLARTLFNRVNAHLSRKGQSLRGGTIVDATIIAAPSSTKNKNGERDPEMHQTKKGNQYYFGMKAHIGVDDESGLVHHLECTAANAADITQAHKLLHGKEDTVCGDSGYTGLAKREEMASKRKLRYLIAEKPSKLKQIKSKRELKWAQRWEHAKASLRAKVEHPFRVIKRQFGYVKVRYRGLAKNTAQVLTLFALSNLWLKRKQLLPVVGRVCL, from the coding sequence ATGCAATTGTCTTTCGGCGACGCGGAGTACAACGGCAAGCGCAAGCAGACGCGGCGCGAAAGGTTGCTGGCCGAGATGGATCAGGTGGTGCCGTGGAAAGACCTGCTGGCGCTGATCGCGCCGCACTATCCGAAGTCGGGCCATCCGGGCCGTCAGCCGTACCCGCTGGAGACAATGCTGCGCATCCACTTTCTGCAGCAGTGGTACGCACTGAGCGACCCGGGCGCGGAAGAAGCCTTGTACGACACGGCGTCGATGCGCCGTTTCGCCAGGATCGGCGGGTTGGATGAGGTGCCGGACGAGACCACGATCCTCAACTTCCGCCGGTTGCTGGAGACGCACGATCTGGCGCGCACGCTGTTCAACCGGGTCAACGCGCACCTATCGCGCAAGGGCCAGAGCCTGCGCGGCGGCACCATCGTGGACGCCACGATCATTGCCGCGCCCAGCTCGACCAAGAACAAGAACGGCGAGCGCGACCCGGAAATGCACCAGACCAAGAAGGGCAATCAGTACTACTTCGGGATGAAAGCGCACATCGGCGTGGACGATGAGTCCGGGCTGGTGCACCACTTGGAATGCACGGCGGCCAACGCCGCAGATATCACCCAGGCGCACAAGCTGCTGCACGGCAAGGAAGACACGGTATGCGGCGACAGCGGCTACACCGGGCTGGCCAAGCGCGAGGAGATGGCGAGCAAGCGCAAGCTGCGCTATCTGATCGCGGAGAAGCCCTCGAAGCTGAAGCAGATCAAGAGCAAGCGCGAATTGAAGTGGGCACAGCGCTGGGAGCACGCCAAGGCCAGCCTGAGGGCGAAGGTGGAGCATCCGTTCCGGGTGATCAAGCGCCAGTTTGGCTACGTCAAGGTGCGCTATCGCGGCCTGGCGAAGAACACGGCGCAAGTGCTGACGCTGTTTGCGCTGTCGAACCTGTGGCTGAAGCGAAAGCAGTTGCTGCCTGTCGTGGGGAGGGTGTGCCTGTAA
- a CDS encoding dermonecrotic toxin domain-containing protein encodes MPINFSPYQQHRQAIGIHTNQQDWKQGKQKIQDDRARRLASRPGFHPDNMKRQDLAHAAVRLLAMLSAVRSSNSRAVTSSGRAAEPATDRRIHWADALHRQQGVEQEICRQSLGTNFRATEERMKENIRTDAYSLGEDTRCAKGIAQCYAASAMQMARRDTPSVGLDVAAIAGAVTGGLTSGLKSVIAALHQAGQFVRRYDPLTLPGAQALPAGGHHYTGKQGDELIIIRDVYGKVVDLSRDYYPSANLTEPYHFVRTGLKALAGFYEDYNSKYLGLKSLARSILKEEIRRHFHLDIDPDKTQFIHFHWILYTVFEKIQYSDRATKKTLTEWLFSNFDASTQMNLQDVDAMCGIYDISLDGRKEYRSTDAIPVPDYPSVASLDSGLVNAASR; translated from the coding sequence GTGCCAATCAATTTTTCGCCTTATCAGCAGCACCGGCAGGCCATAGGAATTCATACGAACCAGCAGGACTGGAAGCAGGGAAAGCAGAAAATCCAGGATGACCGCGCTCGCCGGCTGGCCAGCCGACCGGGATTTCATCCAGATAATATGAAACGGCAAGATTTGGCTCATGCGGCGGTACGACTGCTCGCCATGCTAAGTGCCGTACGCAGCAGCAATAGTCGTGCCGTAACATCCTCCGGCCGAGCCGCTGAACCCGCCACGGATCGTCGCATTCACTGGGCCGATGCCTTGCATCGACAGCAGGGAGTCGAGCAGGAAATTTGCAGGCAATCGCTCGGAACGAACTTCCGGGCAACGGAAGAACGGATGAAGGAAAATATTCGCACAGACGCCTACAGTCTGGGAGAAGACACGCGCTGCGCCAAGGGAATTGCCCAATGCTATGCCGCCAGTGCCATGCAAATGGCGCGCCGCGACACGCCGTCGGTCGGATTGGACGTTGCCGCAATCGCGGGTGCTGTCACCGGCGGCTTGACCTCGGGACTGAAAAGCGTCATCGCCGCGTTGCATCAGGCTGGCCAGTTTGTCCGCCGGTATGATCCGCTGACCCTGCCAGGCGCACAAGCACTTCCCGCGGGCGGGCATCACTACACCGGAAAACAAGGAGATGAACTCATCATAATCAGGGACGTCTATGGGAAAGTTGTCGATCTAAGCCGGGACTATTATCCTTCGGCGAACCTGACGGAGCCTTACCATTTCGTGAGAACGGGATTGAAGGCGCTGGCTGGATTCTATGAAGACTACAACTCCAAATACCTGGGATTGAAATCGCTTGCCCGATCCATCCTGAAAGAAGAAATCAGGCGGCACTTTCATTTGGATATCGATCCGGACAAGACCCAATTCATACACTTCCACTGGATTTTGTATACCGTCTTTGAGAAGATTCAATACTCCGATAGAGCGACAAAGAAAACACTCACGGAGTGGCTTTTCTCGAATTTCGACGCCTCGACGCAGATGAATCTACAGGATGTGGATGCGATGTGCGGCATCTATGACATTTCACTGGATGGGCGCAAGGAGTATCGTTCCACCGACGCAATACCGGTACCTGATTACCCATCAGTCGCATCCCTTGATTCGGGGCTGGTCAATGCTGCAAGCCGCTGA